The following coding sequences lie in one Acidimicrobiales bacterium genomic window:
- the rpsO gene encoding 30S ribosomal protein S15 → MPDSTGLPPKSDTIAENRLHDTDTGSPEVQVALLTERINHLTEHLKTHKKDHHSRRGLLMLVGRRRRLLDYVKRNDVERYRALIAKLGLRR, encoded by the coding sequence ATGCCTGACAGCACGGGGCTTCCTCCGAAGTCCGACACCATCGCCGAGAACCGCCTGCACGACACCGACACCGGTTCTCCCGAGGTCCAGGTGGCGCTCCTCACCGAGCGCATCAACCACCTGACCGAGCACCTCAAGACCCACAAGAAGGACCACCACAGCCGCCGCGGCCTGCTCATGCTGGTCGGCCGGCGCCGCCGGTTGCTCGACTACGTGAAGCGCAACGACGTCGAGCGCTACCGCGCCCTCATCGCGAAGCTGGGCCTGCGCCGCTAG
- a CDS encoding alpha/beta hydrolase: protein MPESARADLGHEAVVDDAGVRWAGEVEPLTGPVTQPLRESIEPARIGSAARLARHRIRLSDGHEVGLAVCGRGIPLVVVHGFSAEGFLYAQTLSRLVSMGYKVIAIDTAGHGGTQGLPRGGGDLHGYSELLGRAIRELGIRKAVLAGHSMGGRLVVELAADQPDTAIAVILLDAIVGDTWDRMVNVFRVMPPLLGFVGAALAVDSLSTVPLFKDRGQATKLLRLAIPVGAGIASHPWQLLGPSVSILRSRGSGHLLDALADSHVPVIAIHGDKDVAVPIATAKEAAKRARGHFVVVRDASHSWLLKDPETLPAIMYELLGNGLGSAQRRALRECGVAPGAADEDEVEAALYEPDALVLQLTPDPVAPTPADRKKVHPRRPRYQWKVHPPLR, encoded by the coding sequence GTGCCTGAGAGCGCCCGGGCCGACCTCGGCCACGAGGCGGTCGTCGACGATGCCGGCGTGCGCTGGGCCGGCGAGGTGGAGCCGCTCACCGGGCCCGTCACCCAGCCGCTGCGGGAGTCGATCGAGCCGGCCCGCATCGGCTCCGCCGCCCGTCTCGCCCGTCACCGCATCCGCCTGTCCGACGGCCACGAGGTCGGGCTCGCGGTGTGCGGCCGAGGCATCCCCCTCGTCGTCGTCCACGGGTTCTCGGCCGAGGGCTTCCTCTACGCCCAGACCCTCTCCCGGCTCGTCTCCATGGGTTACAAGGTCATCGCCATCGACACGGCCGGGCACGGCGGCACCCAGGGCCTGCCCCGTGGCGGTGGCGACCTCCACGGCTACAGCGAGCTGCTGGGGCGGGCCATACGTGAGCTCGGCATCCGCAAGGCCGTGCTCGCCGGGCACTCGATGGGCGGTCGGCTGGTGGTCGAGCTGGCGGCCGACCAGCCCGACACGGCCATCGCGGTGATCCTGCTCGACGCGATCGTCGGCGACACGTGGGACCGGATGGTCAACGTCTTCCGGGTGATGCCGCCGCTGCTCGGTTTCGTCGGCGCCGCGCTCGCGGTCGACAGCCTCTCGACCGTGCCACTGTTCAAGGACCGTGGCCAGGCCACCAAGCTGTTGCGTCTCGCCATCCCGGTCGGGGCCGGCATCGCCAGCCACCCGTGGCAGTTGCTCGGTCCGTCGGTGTCGATCCTGCGGTCACGCGGGAGCGGGCACCTGCTCGATGCCCTGGCGGACTCGCACGTGCCGGTCATCGCGATCCACGGGGACAAAGACGTCGCCGTGCCCATCGCCACGGCCAAGGAGGCGGCGAAGCGGGCCCGGGGCCACTTCGTGGTGGTGCGCGACGCGAGCCACTCCTGGCTCCTGAAGGACCCCGAGACCCTGCCGGCGATCATGTACGAGCTGCTGGGCAACGGGTTGGGCTCGGCCCAGCGCCGGGCCCTGCGCGAGTGCGGTGTGGCCCCCGGCGCGGCCGACGAGGACGAGGTCGAGGCGGCGCTCTACGAGCCCGACGCCCTCGTCCTGCAGCTGACGCCCGACCCCGTCGCCCCCACGCCGGCCGATCGCAAGAAGGTCCACCCCCGGCGCCCCCGCTACCAGTGGAAGGTCCACCCGCCCCTCCGCTGA
- a CDS encoding bifunctional riboflavin kinase/FAD synthetase, with product MDVWHDDEPFSRPDAGSAVTIGAYDGVHRGHQLVIGEVRRVAREQGLRSVVVTFDRHPASVVRPESAPKQLTDPDQELELLAKTGVDATLVIHFDEARSKEPAEEFVHEVLVGALNAKTIVVGEDFHFGHERQGNNALLATMGAELGFTVDGIDLLQAGPEGAVSSTAIRAALVAGDLTAAHAMLGRPHEVRGVVGHGDARARDLGFRTANVAIADEVLLPKDGIYAGWYERPDGSVHATAISLGRRPTFYEYADHSLLEAHLLDFEGDLYGEAARVRFVERLRDELKFDSVDDLVAQMGRDVARARDVLGA from the coding sequence GTGGACGTTTGGCACGACGACGAGCCCTTCTCCCGTCCCGACGCGGGCTCGGCGGTCACCATCGGCGCGTACGACGGGGTCCACCGGGGGCACCAACTCGTCATCGGTGAGGTGCGCCGCGTGGCGCGCGAGCAGGGGCTGCGCTCGGTCGTGGTCACCTTCGACCGCCACCCCGCCAGCGTGGTGCGGCCCGAGTCGGCGCCGAAGCAGCTGACCGATCCCGACCAGGAGCTCGAGCTGCTGGCCAAGACCGGCGTCGACGCGACGCTGGTCATCCACTTCGACGAGGCCCGGTCGAAAGAGCCCGCCGAGGAGTTCGTCCACGAGGTCCTGGTGGGGGCGCTGAACGCCAAGACCATCGTGGTCGGCGAGGACTTCCACTTCGGCCACGAACGCCAGGGCAACAACGCCCTCCTGGCCACGATGGGTGCCGAGCTCGGCTTCACCGTCGACGGCATCGACCTCCTGCAGGCCGGCCCGGAGGGCGCGGTGTCGTCCACGGCCATCCGTGCCGCGCTCGTCGCCGGCGACCTCACGGCAGCGCACGCCATGCTGGGCCGGCCCCACGAGGTGCGTGGCGTCGTGGGCCACGGCGACGCCCGGGCCCGGGACCTCGGGTTCCGGACCGCCAACGTGGCCATCGCCGACGAGGTGCTGCTGCCGAAGGACGGGATCTACGCCGGCTGGTACGAGCGCCCGGACGGCAGCGTCCACGCGACAGCCATCTCCCTCGGTCGTCGTCCGACGTTCTACGAGTACGCCGACCACTCGTTGCTCGAGGCCCACCTGCTCGACTTCGAGGGAGACCTGTACGGCGAGGCTGCCCGGGTGCGCTTCGTCGAGCGCCTCCGCGACGAGCTCAAGTTCGACAGCGTGGACGACCTGGTGGCCCAGATGGGCCGGGACGTCGCCCGGGCGAGGGACGTGCTGGGTGCCTGA
- a CDS encoding ABC transporter permease — protein MRIALRELRRRPSRFATATVILTLIAVLLMFLGGLLDGLLRDATGAVRAQDSDLIVYSSTARDSFFRSRIPPELRAEVESVPGVGEVGGLGVALLGGRVPGNGPRELADLAVFGYEIPPDGVGEPPPTGQGYADEVLEADGIEVGTEVLVGPARTPIEVIGFVSDTNFSGQGSLWVSPETWREVQNANRPDARVGPGVFQSLVVRADGVPPAELADAIDAATDGATSTLTVDEAVSALPGVEQQSSVFNQIIGVTVVVAIVVVALFFALLTVERTGLYGVLKAIGARSRTLFAGVIVQAVLVTLVACTIGAVLAVALDLVIPAGSIPFVLTPARVLSSAVFLLLASVIGCAFSLRRVLRIDPAAAIGSAS, from the coding sequence GTGAGGATCGCCCTGCGAGAGCTGCGCCGGCGCCCCAGCCGGTTCGCCACCGCCACCGTGATCCTCACCCTGATCGCGGTGCTGCTCATGTTCCTGGGCGGGCTGCTGGACGGTCTGCTTCGCGACGCCACCGGGGCCGTGCGCGCCCAGGACAGCGACCTCATCGTCTACTCCTCGACCGCACGAGACTCCTTCTTCCGCAGCCGCATCCCGCCCGAGCTGCGCGCCGAGGTCGAGTCCGTGCCCGGCGTGGGCGAGGTGGGCGGCCTCGGAGTGGCCCTGCTGGGCGGCCGCGTACCCGGCAACGGCCCACGGGAGCTGGCCGACCTGGCGGTGTTCGGCTACGAGATCCCGCCCGACGGGGTGGGTGAGCCGCCCCCGACCGGCCAGGGGTACGCCGACGAGGTGCTCGAGGCCGATGGCATCGAGGTCGGCACCGAGGTGCTGGTGGGACCGGCCCGCACGCCCATCGAGGTGATCGGCTTCGTCAGCGACACCAACTTCTCGGGCCAGGGCTCTCTCTGGGTGTCGCCCGAGACCTGGCGCGAGGTCCAGAACGCGAACCGGCCCGACGCCAGGGTGGGCCCAGGCGTGTTCCAGTCCCTCGTCGTGCGGGCCGACGGCGTCCCCCCGGCAGAGCTCGCCGACGCCATCGACGCCGCCACCGACGGCGCCACCAGCACGCTCACCGTGGACGAGGCCGTGAGCGCCCTCCCTGGCGTGGAGCAGCAGAGCTCGGTGTTCAACCAGATCATCGGCGTGACCGTCGTCGTGGCCATCGTCGTCGTGGCGCTGTTCTTCGCGCTCCTCACCGTCGAGCGCACGGGCTTGTACGGCGTCCTCAAGGCCATCGGGGCACGTTCGCGCACCCTGTTCGCCGGCGTGATCGTCCAGGCCGTACTCGTCACCCTCGTGGCCTGCACCATCGGCGCCGTGCTCGCGGTCGCCCTCGACCTCGTGATCCCGGCCGGCAGCATCCCCTTCGTGCTGACGCCGGCCCGGGTGCTCAGCAGCGCCGTGTTCCTCCTGCTCGCCTCGGTCATCGGGTGCGCCTTCTCCCTGCGCCGAGTGCTCCGCATCGATCCTGCCGCCGCCATCGGGAGTGCGTCATGA
- a CDS encoding insulinase family protein → MPGNGHRDGTSAPADDAVRTTTLDNGIRVVTEQMDSVRSVATGVWVGVGARDEDEALSGASHFLEHLLFKGTASRSAQDIAESVDAVGGEMNAFTTKEYTAYYTRLPATSVAFGLELLADVISAPAFRPDEVDAERQVILEEILMNEDTPDDRVHTLVFEARYPDHPLGREVLGSPDTIESMSREQIAGFHGHHYRPENLVVAAAGLLDHDEVVAHVEAGFGGLPAGTRPERTAPSAPPLAEAVVRRPTEQVHLALAWPGLSYDDPDRYALSVANHVLGGGTASRLFQEVREKRGLAYAVYSSPSAYVDTGVVLAYLGTAPSRVAEAVSVVDDVVDGLVGDGLTDKELDVARGYLEGSLVLGLEDSSSRMGRIGSNVCIRGRVTPIEEHVERIRAVTHDDVRRVVERVFTGGRTLAAVGPVDADDLPR, encoded by the coding sequence GTGCCCGGCAACGGGCACCGGGACGGCACGTCGGCTCCGGCCGACGATGCCGTCCGCACCACCACGCTCGACAACGGCATCCGCGTGGTCACCGAGCAGATGGATTCCGTCCGCTCGGTGGCCACCGGTGTCTGGGTCGGCGTGGGGGCGCGTGACGAGGACGAGGCTCTCAGCGGGGCGTCGCACTTCCTCGAGCACCTGCTCTTCAAGGGGACCGCGTCCCGTTCCGCCCAGGACATCGCCGAGTCGGTCGACGCGGTCGGTGGCGAGATGAACGCCTTCACCACGAAGGAGTACACCGCCTACTACACCCGTCTGCCGGCCACCTCGGTGGCCTTCGGCCTCGAGCTCCTGGCCGACGTCATCTCGGCCCCGGCCTTCCGCCCCGACGAGGTCGACGCCGAGCGCCAGGTCATCCTCGAGGAGATCCTCATGAACGAGGACACCCCCGACGACCGGGTGCACACCCTGGTGTTCGAGGCCCGCTACCCCGACCACCCCCTGGGCCGCGAGGTGCTGGGCAGCCCCGACACCATCGAGTCCATGTCCCGCGAGCAGATCGCCGGGTTCCATGGGCACCACTACCGCCCGGAGAACCTCGTGGTGGCCGCCGCCGGCCTGCTCGACCACGACGAGGTCGTGGCCCACGTCGAGGCCGGATTCGGCGGCCTCCCCGCCGGCACCCGCCCCGAGCGCACCGCGCCCTCGGCGCCGCCGCTGGCGGAGGCGGTGGTCCGGCGGCCGACCGAGCAGGTCCACCTGGCGTTGGCCTGGCCGGGGCTGTCCTACGACGACCCCGACCGCTATGCCCTCTCGGTGGCCAACCACGTCCTCGGTGGTGGCACCGCCAGCCGGCTGTTCCAGGAGGTCCGCGAGAAGCGGGGCTTGGCCTACGCCGTCTACTCGTCGCCGTCCGCGTACGTCGACACGGGTGTGGTGCTGGCCTACCTCGGCACCGCGCCGTCACGGGTCGCGGAGGCCGTCTCGGTCGTGGACGACGTGGTCGACGGCCTCGTGGGCGACGGCCTCACCGACAAGGAGCTCGACGTCGCCCGCGGCTACCTCGAAGGGTCGCTGGTGCTCGGTCTCGAGGACAGCAGCAGCCGCATGGGGCGCATCGGCAGCAACGTCTGCATCCGCGGCCGCGTCACCCCCATCGAAGAGCACGTCGAGCGCATCCGGGCCGTCACCCACGACGACGTTCGCCGCGTGGTCGAGCGCGTCTTCACCGGTGGGCGCACGCTCGCCGCGGTCGGCCCGGTCGACGCCGACGACCTACCGCGCTGA
- a CDS encoding polyribonucleotide nucleotidyltransferase encodes MADATNVSGAITGSENTLSFETGKLAGLADGAVVAQIGDTVVLVTATAAKSVREGIDFFPLTVDIEERMYAAGKIPGSFFRREGKASDQAILTCRLIDRPLRPSFPDGFRNEIHIVGTILGADKVNPHDVLAINAASAALSLSGIPFEGPIGAVRVAFDATGTWIPHPTYQDGDSSSFEMVVAGRIGDDGDVAIMMVEAGGTEAAWELYEGGAPKVTETVIAEGLEASKTWIRESIDLQNELVEKVGGKKPSITFTTQVDYSDDIYAAVSAAGTERLAAAMAIADKAERDAAADAARDEIVDELSEQFAEVDNATKQIKAAVRSLTKAIVRKRIVEEGVRIDGRGVTDIRPLSAEVGVLAAVHGSGLFQRGETQVLNVATLGMPRMEQMLDTIGIDDRKRYMHHYNFPPFSTGETGFMRGPKRREIGHGLLAERALVPVIPTSAEFPYTLRTVSDVLSSNGSTSMASVCGSTLSLMDAGVPIKAPVAGIAMGLVYAEGKYTALTDILGAEDAFGDMDFKVAGTAEFVTALQLDTKISGLPAEVLGKALDQAKDARLKILEVMTTAIPAPRDEVGPTAPKITSFEIPIDKIGEVIGPKGKVINAIQQETGADISVDDDGTVGTVSIGSNDSGVVAEAERQIRLILNPPTAEVGQVYQGKVVNITKFGAFVNILPGRDGLVHISKLGGGKRIDRVEDVVDLGDEIEVRVDDVDPNGKVSLSPADAPPSSGGGGGRDRGDRDDRGGARASDRPRGRDREDRPARDRDSGGAESSSDSGSGAVAVSFEDAFEEELREEFGDLGPTEAPRSGDGGGRGRGGDRGRRGGRR; translated from the coding sequence ATGGCGGATGCCACCAACGTCTCCGGTGCGATCACCGGTTCCGAGAACACCCTGTCGTTCGAGACGGGCAAGCTGGCCGGACTGGCCGACGGCGCCGTCGTCGCCCAGATCGGCGACACCGTGGTGCTGGTGACGGCCACCGCGGCCAAGAGCGTCCGCGAGGGGATCGACTTCTTCCCCCTCACCGTGGACATCGAAGAGCGCATGTACGCCGCGGGCAAGATCCCCGGCTCGTTCTTCCGTCGTGAGGGCAAGGCCTCCGACCAGGCCATCCTCACCTGCCGCCTCATCGACCGGCCGCTGCGCCCGTCGTTCCCCGACGGCTTCCGCAACGAGATCCACATCGTCGGCACCATCCTCGGCGCCGACAAGGTCAACCCGCACGACGTGCTGGCCATCAACGCCGCGTCGGCCGCCCTGTCACTTTCGGGCATCCCCTTCGAGGGCCCGATCGGCGCCGTCCGCGTCGCCTTCGACGCCACCGGCACCTGGATCCCGCACCCCACCTACCAGGACGGCGACTCCAGCTCGTTCGAGATGGTCGTGGCCGGCCGCATCGGTGACGACGGCGACGTCGCCATCATGATGGTCGAGGCCGGTGGCACCGAAGCCGCCTGGGAGCTCTACGAGGGCGGCGCCCCGAAGGTCACCGAAACCGTCATCGCCGAGGGCCTCGAGGCCTCGAAGACCTGGATCCGCGAGTCCATCGACCTCCAGAACGAGCTGGTCGAGAAGGTCGGCGGCAAGAAGCCGTCGATCACCTTCACCACCCAGGTCGACTACAGCGACGACATCTACGCCGCCGTGTCCGCCGCCGGCACCGAGCGCTTGGCCGCCGCCATGGCCATCGCCGACAAGGCCGAGCGTGACGCTGCCGCCGACGCCGCCCGCGACGAGATCGTGGACGAGCTGAGCGAGCAGTTCGCCGAGGTGGACAACGCCACCAAGCAGATCAAGGCCGCCGTCCGGTCGCTGACCAAGGCCATCGTGCGCAAGCGCATCGTGGAAGAGGGCGTGCGCATCGACGGTCGTGGCGTGACCGACATCCGGCCCCTCTCGGCCGAGGTCGGCGTGCTGGCCGCGGTCCACGGCTCCGGCCTGTTCCAGCGTGGCGAGACCCAGGTGCTGAACGTGGCCACCCTGGGCATGCCCCGCATGGAGCAGATGCTCGACACCATCGGCATCGACGACCGCAAGCGGTACATGCACCACTACAACTTCCCGCCCTTCTCGACGGGTGAGACCGGCTTCATGCGTGGCCCGAAGCGCCGCGAGATCGGCCACGGCCTCCTCGCCGAGCGGGCCCTCGTGCCGGTGATCCCGACCTCGGCCGAGTTCCCCTACACGCTGCGCACCGTCTCCGACGTGCTGTCGTCGAACGGCTCGACGTCGATGGCGTCGGTGTGTGGCTCGACGCTGTCGCTGATGGACGCCGGTGTCCCGATCAAGGCCCCCGTGGCCGGCATCGCCATGGGCCTCGTCTACGCCGAGGGCAAGTACACCGCCCTCACCGACATCCTCGGTGCCGAGGACGCCTTCGGCGACATGGACTTCAAGGTCGCCGGCACCGCCGAGTTCGTGACGGCGCTGCAGCTCGACACCAAGATCTCGGGCCTGCCCGCCGAGGTGCTGGGCAAGGCGCTCGATCAGGCGAAGGACGCTCGCCTCAAGATCCTCGAGGTCATGACCACGGCCATCCCCGCCCCGCGCGACGAGGTCGGCCCGACCGCACCGAAGATCACCAGCTTCGAGATCCCGATCGACAAGATCGGCGAGGTCATCGGCCCCAAGGGCAAGGTCATCAACGCCATCCAGCAGGAGACCGGCGCCGACATCAGCGTCGACGACGACGGCACGGTCGGCACGGTGAGCATCGGCTCGAACGACAGCGGCGTGGTGGCCGAGGCCGAGCGCCAGATCCGCCTCATCCTGAACCCGCCCACCGCCGAGGTGGGCCAGGTGTACCAGGGCAAGGTGGTCAACATCACCAAGTTCGGCGCCTTCGTCAACATCCTCCCCGGGCGTGACGGCCTGGTCCACATCTCCAAGCTCGGCGGCGGCAAGCGCATCGACCGGGTCGAGGACGTGGTCGATCTCGGCGACGAGATCGAGGTCCGGGTCGACGACGTCGATCCCAACGGCAAGGTCTCGCTGAGTCCGGCCGACGCCCCGCCCTCGTCGGGTGGAGGCGGTGGCCGTGACCGTGGCGACCGCGACGATCGTGGTGGCGCCCGCGCCAGCGACCGTCCCCGTGGCCGTGACCGCGAGGACCGTCCGGCCCGTGACCGCGACAGCGGCGGCGCCGAGTCGTCCTCGGACAGCGGCAGCGGTGCCGTGGCCGTGTCCTTCGAGGACGCGTTCGAAGAGGAGCTCCGCGAGGAGTTCGGCGACCTCGGCCCGACCGAGGCCCCCCGCTCCGGTGACGGTGGCGGGCGGGGCCGTGGCGGCGACCGCGGTCGCCGCGGCGGTCGTCGCTGA
- a CDS encoding 4-hydroxy-tetrahydrodipicolinate reductase gives MTIRVGVFGAGGRMGTTVCSAVAADPDLELVAAVDPHHAGEDIEGVTVAAGPDALAAAGAEVVVDFTVLDAARENLHWLAEHGMHAVVGTTGFSDDDLASLRAAFTASNCFIAPNFAIGAVLMMRFAELAAPHFETAEIIELHHDAKIDAPSGTAMRTAERMAAASGEWGEDPTTKTVVEGARGGVAVGGIHVHSVRLRGLVAHQEVLLGTQGETLSIRHDSYDRSSFMPGVVLACKQVAHHPGVTIGLEVLLEG, from the coding sequence ATGACGATCCGGGTGGGTGTGTTCGGCGCCGGTGGGCGGATGGGGACGACGGTCTGCTCGGCGGTGGCCGCCGACCCCGACCTCGAGCTCGTCGCCGCCGTGGACCCGCATCACGCCGGCGAGGACATCGAGGGCGTCACGGTTGCCGCCGGGCCCGACGCGCTGGCCGCGGCGGGAGCCGAGGTGGTCGTGGACTTCACCGTGCTCGACGCCGCCCGGGAGAACCTCCACTGGCTGGCCGAGCACGGGATGCACGCCGTCGTGGGCACCACTGGGTTCAGCGACGACGACCTCGCTTCGCTCCGGGCCGCGTTCACCGCCAGCAACTGCTTCATCGCCCCGAACTTCGCCATCGGCGCGGTCTTGATGATGCGCTTCGCCGAGCTCGCCGCGCCCCACTTCGAGACCGCCGAGATCATCGAGCTCCACCACGACGCCAAGATCGACGCGCCCTCGGGCACGGCGATGCGCACCGCCGAGCGCATGGCCGCGGCGTCGGGGGAGTGGGGCGAGGACCCCACGACCAAGACGGTGGTCGAGGGCGCCCGCGGCGGCGTGGCCGTGGGCGGCATCCACGTCCATTCGGTGCGCCTGCGCGGGCTCGTCGCCCATCAGGAGGTGCTCCTCGGCACCCAGGGCGAGACCCTCAGCATCCGCCACGACAGCTACGACCGGTCCTCGTTCATGCCGGGCGTCGTCCTGGCCTGCAAGCAGGTCGCCCACCACCCCGGCGTCACCATCGGGCTCGAGGTGCTGCTCGAGGGATAG
- a CDS encoding ABC transporter permease has protein sequence MFLALREMRRTKVRFGLVMAAVGLLVFLILFQQTLQNGLLTAFVGAIRNQSAPVLVYSVDGRRNLQGSVITPPVESAVTSVDGIARSGRIGQGTFTAEIDGDLADVALVGYEAEGLGSPAELTGGRLPTADGEVVANEADADLGLAIGDTVALEPGGLELTVVGQAADINLQATPTLFTTYDTYVAAVRSVNPDARDPLPNAIALEPAAGTSPEQLSAAVNEADPDADALPRDVAADETPGVAQVRQSFQVIFLLYALVVPLVTGLFFLIITFQKANALTLLHAVGAPSRRLVWSLLVQVVIVMVAGITVGVALYAPLSAQRIGSIPLRFETAAVLGWSALLLVLGVLSSLFSARRVLRIDPVEATTGAGVQV, from the coding sequence ATGTTCCTGGCCCTGCGCGAGATGCGCCGCACCAAGGTCCGCTTCGGCCTGGTCATGGCCGCCGTGGGCCTGCTCGTGTTCCTCATCCTGTTCCAACAGACCCTGCAGAACGGCCTGCTCACCGCCTTCGTGGGTGCCATCCGCAACCAGTCCGCCCCCGTTCTCGTGTACAGCGTCGACGGCCGCCGCAACCTCCAGGGCAGCGTCATCACACCGCCGGTCGAGTCGGCGGTCACCTCGGTCGACGGCATCGCCCGGTCGGGACGGATCGGACAGGGCACCTTCACCGCCGAGATCGACGGGGACCTCGCCGACGTCGCCCTGGTCGGCTACGAGGCCGAAGGCCTCGGCTCCCCGGCCGAGCTCACCGGCGGACGCCTCCCCACCGCCGACGGCGAGGTCGTGGCCAACGAGGCCGACGCGGACCTCGGTCTCGCCATCGGCGACACCGTCGCGCTCGAGCCGGGCGGCCTCGAGCTCACCGTCGTGGGGCAGGCCGCCGACATCAACCTCCAGGCCACCCCCACCCTGTTCACCACCTACGACACCTACGTGGCCGCGGTCCGCTCGGTGAACCCGGACGCACGCGACCCGCTCCCCAACGCGATCGCGCTCGAGCCCGCGGCGGGCACCTCGCCCGAGCAGCTCTCCGCCGCGGTGAACGAGGCCGACCCCGATGCCGACGCGCTGCCCCGCGACGTGGCCGCCGACGAGACCCCGGGGGTCGCCCAGGTCCGCCAGTCGTTCCAGGTGATCTTCCTGCTCTACGCGCTCGTGGTCCCCCTCGTCACCGGTCTGTTCTTCCTGATCATCACCTTCCAGAAGGCCAACGCCCTCACCTTGCTGCACGCCGTCGGGGCGCCGTCTCGCCGCCTCGTGTGGTCGCTGCTGGTGCAAGTGGTGATCGTGATGGTCGCGGGCATCACCGTCGGCGTCGCCCTCTACGCCCCGCTGTCGGCGCAGCGCATCGGCAGCATCCCGCTGCGCTTCGAGACGGCCGCGGTGCTCGGCTGGAGCGCCCTGCTGCTGGTGCTCGGGGTGCTCAGCTCGCTGTTCTCGGCCCGCCGGGTCCTGCGCATCGACCCGGTCGAGGCCACCACCGGGGCGGGGGTGCAGGTGTGA